A region of Sesamum indicum cultivar Zhongzhi No. 13 linkage group LG7, S_indicum_v1.0, whole genome shotgun sequence DNA encodes the following proteins:
- the LOC105166463 gene encoding DEAD-box ATP-dependent RNA helicase 52C-like: MSCPWFTDSRSRTTLQTLPNRSSFVPRISKETDGLLGVIPHGEEREYQESHKTNNVAAAYEDVPVQATGFDIPSHVTSFEEMGFSTNALTDNIRRCKYVKPTPIQSYAIPVAMAGRDLMACAQTGSGKTAAFCFPIINGVMDMQRRKRIVNHSAASGIACPVALILAPTRELSCQIHEVAKKFSYQTGVKVVVAYGGASTVLQLRNLEKGVDILVATPGRLVDFIERGKISLRNVKYLALDEADRMLDMGFERQVRKIVQQMEMPQPGARQTMLFSATFPAEIQKLASDFLSNYIFLAAGKVGSSTDLIVQRVEFVCDVDKRYRLMNLLRSGMTDNSPSKDSLTLVFVETKRAADALERWLSRKGFPSTAIHGDKIQMERERALRLFRSGCTPILVATDVAARGLDIPHVAHVINFDLPRAVDDYVHRIGRTGRAGKSGLATAFFSEKNAPLAKPLVELMQETNQEIPEWLNKYAKAAYTGGGSGRSSGHGCSKFGGYDYRSGVDCKNSDDYWTQHVDKALSPYVVTSSSSISAYNDRYTSTSDPFAYSLPYAPDISAPTASSFDLGPYNHVYDGSTVATGWE; this comes from the exons aTGTCGTGTCCCTGGTTCACTGATTCCAGAAGCCGCACGACCCTTCAAACTCTTCCCAACAGATCCTCCTTTGTTCCTCGCATCTCGAAGGAAACCGACGGGCTGCTGGGTGTCATCCCACATGGAGAAGAAAGGGAGTATCAAGAATCTCATAAGACGAACAATGTCGCGGCCGCCTACGAAGACGTCCCCGTGCAGGCGACTGGGTTCGACATTCCCTCTCATGTGACGTCATTTGAGGAGATGGGTTTCTCTACAAACGCCTTGACTGATAACATAAGGAGGTGCAAGTACGTGAAGCCCACCCCTATACAGAGCTACGCCATTCCCGTGGCCATGGCGGGGAGGGACTTGATGGCATGCGCGCAAACGGGGTCCGGGAAAACGGCGGCCTTCTGCTTTCCCATCATCAATGGCGTGATGGATATGCAGAGAAGGAAAAGGATTGTCAACCATAGTGCTGCAAGCGGCATTGCCTGCCCTGTGGCTCTGATACTGGCTCCAACCAGAGAGCTGTCTTGTCAG ATTCACGAGGTGGCAAAGAAATTTTCTTACCAAACAGGAGTCAAAGTCGTGGTTGCTTATGGTGGGGCCTCTACTGTCCTTCAG TTGAGAAATCTGGAAAAGGGTGTGGACATATTGGTTGCTACTCCAGGCCGGTTGGTGGACTTCATAGAGAGAGGCAAAATTTCCCTTAGGAACGTAAAGTATTTGGCACTGGATGAGGCGGACAGGATGTTGGACATGGGCTTTGAACGCCAAGTCCGAAAGATTGTTCAGCAAATGGAGATGCCTCAACCGGGTGCTAGGCAGACAATGCTCTTCAGTGCAACATTTCCAGCTGAAATACAG AAGCTGGCATCAGACTTTCTATCGAACTACATATTTCTGGCTGCTGGAAAGGTTGGCTCAAGCACGGATCTCATTGTTCAAAGAGTTGAATTTGTCTGTGATGTCGACAAACGATACCGTTTGATGAATCTTCTTCGTTCCGGGATGACGGATAACAGCCCTTCTAAG GATTCGTTGACACTGGTGTTTGTGGAGACAAAGAGAGCAGCAGATGCATTGGAACGCTGGTTGTCCAGGAAAGGTTTCCCCTCTACAGCCATTCATGGTGACAAAATACAAATG gagagagagagagcactGAGATTATTCAGAAGTGGTTGCACTCCAATTCTGGTTGCAACGGACGTAGCTGCACGGGGACTGGACATTCCTCATGTTGCAcatgtgataaattttgacttacCAAGAGCTGTAGATGACTATGTTCACAGGATTGGACGGACCGGCCGTGCTGGCAAGTCAGGGTTGGCAACAGCATTTTTCAGCGAGAAGAATGCACCTCTTGCAAAACCACTGGTTGAATTGATGCAGGAAACGAATCAAGAAATACCCGAGTGGCTTAACAAATATGCCAAGGCTGCTTACACCGGTGGTGGTAGTGGCCGATCATCAGGCCATGGGTGCAGTAAATTTGGTGGCTATGACTATAGAAGTGGAGTAGACTGCAAGAATAGCGACGACTACTGGACCCAACATGTGGATAAGGCTTTATCACCATATGTTGTCACTTCTTCCTCCAGTATTTCTGCATACAACGATCGTTACACTTCCACATCTGACCCCTTCGCGTACAGTTTACCTTATGCTCCAGATATTTCTGCCCCCACTGCCAGTTCATTTGATCTGGGCCCATACAACCATGTATATGATGGTAGTACTGTTGCCACCGGCTGGGAGTAA
- the LOC105166464 gene encoding F-box/kelch-repeat protein At1g55270, with amino-acid sequence MDRVIQPPLVDTTACLCRVDAGLKTIAGAKKYVPGTKLCLQPDIKPSIHPTRQKAPRDRNRSQSPLLPGLPDDLAIACLIRVPRIEHFKLRLVCKRWYRLLAGNFFYSLRKNLGIAEEWIYIMKRDRDGKLSWHAFDPMHQVWQPLPPVPREYCEARDFGCAVLSGCHLYLVGGKDPVKGSMRRVVFYSARTNRWHRAPDMLRRRHFFGCCVINNCLYVAGGENEGTHRSLKSAEVYDPNKNRWSFISDMSTAMVPFIGVVYGGKWFLKGLGSQRQVVCEVYQPETDSWSPVYDGMVAGWRHPCTTINGHLYALDCKDGCKLRIYDETSGSWSKRIDSKMHLGNSKALEAAAILPLNGKLCIIRNNMSISLVHVSKSDHGSTATTDHLGETIPGKGHLKTLVTSFLSNLAGRNRHKNRIVQCQVLQA; translated from the exons ATGGATAGAGTGATTCAGCCTCCCTTG GTGGATACAACAGCATGTCTTTGTAGGGTTGATGCAGGCCTCAAAACTATTGCTGGGGCTAAAAAGTATGTACCAGGGACAAAGCTGTGTCTTCAGCCCGACATTAAACCTTCAATTCACCCCACCAGACAGAAGGCGCCACGTGACAGGAATAGGAGTCAGTCCCCTCTGCTACCTGGACTTCCAGATGATCTTGCAATCGCTTGCTTAATCCGTGTACCAAGAATTGAGCATTTCAAGCTCCGTCTTGTCTGCAAAAGATGGTATCGCCTTTTGGCTGGTAATTTCTTTTACTCGCTTAGGAAGAATCTTGGAATTGCAGAGGAGTGGATATACATCATGAAGAGAGACCGAGATGGAAAATTATCATGGCATGCGTTTGACCCAATGCATCAGGTTTGGCAACCTCTACCTCCTGTACCAAGAGAATACTGTGAAGCTCGTGATTTTGGATGTGCAGTTCTCAGTGGTTGTCATCTCTACTTGGTTGGCGGGAAAGATCCAGTTAAAGGCTCCATGAGAAGAGTTGTCTTCTACAGTGCTAGGACTAACAGATGGCACCGTGCTCCAGATATGCTCCGGAGACGAcatttttttggttgttgtGTCATAAACAACTGCTTGTATGTGGCTGGTGGGGAGAACGAGGGGACTCATCGGTCATTGAAATCAGCTGAAGTTTATGATCCCAACAAAAATAGATGGTCCTTCATTTCTGATATGAGCACTGCAATGGTACCTTTCATAGGGGTTGTTTATGGAGGAAAGTGGTTCTTAAAGGGGCTAGGTTCTCAGAGGCAGGTTGTTTGCGAGGTGTATCAACCTGAAACTGATAGCTGGAGCCCTGTTTATGATGGAATGGTTGCAGGTTGGAGGCATCCATGCACTACAATTAATGGGCATCTCTATGCTTTAGATTGTAAAGATGGCTGCAAACTTAGAATATATGACGAAACAAGTGGTTCTTGGAGCAAACGTATTGATAGTAAAATGCACTTGGGCAACTCGAAGGCTTTAGAGGCAGCAGCAATCCTTCCTCTTAATGGAAAATTGTGCATTATAAGAAATAACATGAGTATATCTCTCGTCCATGTCTCAAAATCCGACCATGGATCCACTGCTACTACTGATCATTTAGGGGAAACTATACCTGGGAAAGGACACTTGAAAACTTTAGTCACAAGTTTTTTGTCAAACCTTGCAGGTAGAAATCGCCACAAAAACCGCATAGTTCAATGTCAGGTTCTTCAAGCTTGA